One genomic segment of Epinephelus fuscoguttatus linkage group LG19, E.fuscoguttatus.final_Chr_v1 includes these proteins:
- the st6galnac2 gene encoding alpha-N-acetylgalactosaminide alpha-2,6-sialyltransferase 2, protein MKASLKCVFLLLGISSFIVCIFLYSQHISDLKPDSMQTVDWSLILAGEQEEGVKEVEEVEKEDTGEAACSLRKAVRNSVVLREKFSFSVPVIQWAKSFSKPAWQLLKRKPPYGWKGLSLEVVRSTLSLLNSSSLFKRGSPGRCVRCAVVGNGGILRGSRQGKNIDSHDFVFRVNGAVIKGYEEDVGTKISFFGFTTNTMKNALHMYQSDGFTEVPQSPEIKYIFIPSNLRDYVMLAAAVQRKTVRSGRDRGDKPWQYFGHKPPGNFKILHPSFIHYVTHSFLPSPLLTFAPDHYMPTTGALMLMTALHTCDQVSAYGFITRNYNMFSDHYYDSIKKPLMFYSNHDMPMERRLWEFLNKRGVIRLYQRGHS, encoded by the exons ATGAAAGCGTCCCTGAAGTGTGTTTTCCTCCTGTTGGGGATTTCTTCTTTCATAGTTTGTATCTTTTTATATTCACAACACATCAGTGACCTGAAGCCTGACAG TATGCAGACAGTGGACTGGAGTCTCATCTTGGCAGGTGAACAAGAAGAAGGAGTAAAAGAAGTAGAAGAAGTAGAAAAAGAAGACACG GGAGAAGCAGCCTGTTCTTTAAGGAAAGCAGTAAGGAACAGTGTTGTCCTCAGAGAAAAATTTAGTTTCTCTGTGCCGGTTATTCAGTGGGCCAAAAGTTTCTCCAAACCTGCCTGGCAGCTTCTGAAGAGAAAACCTCCATATGGCTGGAAGGGACTCTCTCTCGAAG TTGTCAGGTCGACTCTCTCCCTGCTCAACAGCTCTAGTCTGTTTAAACGAGGATCACCTGGCAGGTGCGTTCGCTGCGCCGTGGTTGGAAATGGAGGCATCCTCCGAGGGTCTCGACAGGGGAAGAACATCGACAGCCATGACTTTGTGTTCAG AGTGAACGGAGCTGTGATCAAAGGTTATGAAGAAGACGTGGGGACAAAGATTTCCTTCTTTGGATTTACCACTAACACCATGAAGAACGCCCTCCACATGTACCAAAGTGACGGGTTCACCGAAGTCCCTCAGAGTCCA GAGATAAAATACATCTTCATCCCTTCAAACCTCAGAGATTATGTGATGCTGGCAGCTGCCGTTCAGAGAAAGACTGTCCGCTCAGGCAGAGACAGGGGGGACAA GCCCTGGCAGTACTTTGGTCACAAACCACCTGGAAACTTCAAGATTCTCCACCCAAGTTTTATTCACTACGTGACACACAG TTTCCTGCCGTCTCCTCTGCTGACCTTCGCTCCTGACCACTACATGCCGACCACCGGAGCTCTGATGCTGATGACTGCCTTACACACCTGTGACCAG GTGTCTGCTTATGGCTTTATCACCAGAAACTACAACATGTTCTCCGATCATTACTATGACTCCATCAAGAAGCCTCTGATGTTCTACTCCAACCACGACATGCCAATGGAGAGACGGCTGTGGGAGTTCTTGAACAAGCGAGGGGTCATCAGGTTGTACCAGAGGGGTCACAGCTGA